Genomic DNA from Lactuca sativa cultivar Salinas chromosome 8, Lsat_Salinas_v11, whole genome shotgun sequence:
TTTGAGATGAAAAATATCAGTAGTTCCAAGAAAGCTAGTTGTCATGCTTATAATGAAAGATAGAGTAAGATGTACTATATAACGTTTCTTAGAGATGTAGTTAGAAAAGTGTTAAAGGAGTTTAGTCTAACGAATGTAAAAGAGAGAAGTGCACTCGTGGAAGTAACTTGAAACTTACAAAAGACAATCATAGGATAAAGAGAAGAAATAGATGGGGTAAATTATTTTATGTATCGTTTTTTCGGTATTTTGATGTATATTATAGTATACATGAGGCCATATATTTGTCACGTAGTGGGAGTTATAATCATATTCATGTTAAATATGAGAAAATAGCATTAAAAAACAATAGAATGGTTAGTATGCTACTTCAAAGTCACCTCTAATCCCACCATGTGTTTTAGATGAAAATGGGTTATCATAAAAGGGTTTGTAGATGCAAATGTGGGTAGTTATTTAGATTTGAGTAAAAGCACTATATATGTTATGTATTTAAAGTATGAAGAACATAAATCATGTGGATGTAGAATTCAAAAGAATGTTTTTCAATATACTTTTTTATGAAATAGAATTTTCCAAAAGACTTGGATAAACCTTAAGTTATCCTAAATTACAGCAAAAGTAATAAGGATTTTTGGAATAGTCATTAGAATAATTTCATGAAAGAAGTGTTAGTTTGAAAAGACAGTTTAATGAAACAAGTAATTATTTAATATAAGTTCAAAAAACTGAAAATCATTacaattatttatttcatatacAAGGAGAATATCTATGCGTTGCACGAAATAAAGTTATACAATTAAACTTTTGGTAATTATATGTCAGTGAAAATATTATGTCATTTATAttaactataaaataataattgtTAGATTAATGgatgtaaaattataattaatatgAACAATAGATATAATGACTTTATGAAAATCAAATCATTTAATGGTCTCCATTCACATTTTATGTGTGTATAAAATTAGTTATATTTCTCAACTATTTTAATTAACTATTGTTatgatttataaattttttatttttttacaattttttagTTTCATATGATGATTATTTAAATTTTCAACCCTTGTTTGTGATGtattataatttaattttatAACTTCATTatctttttaactattattattataaattaattttaaaagcaACTTAATCGATTTttagttattataaaaaatagtttttggacattttttagttaattttacTTTTAGATTTAGGTTTTTTACATTTATCATGTTTAATATTatccttttaactattttaaaaatatacattgatttttttaaaaatttatttaatattttactttaggttttaaattttacaatacactttttaagtttattaaatatattaatttaggTTATACAGTTCACACTATATTGAAATCAACAAATTAAGTATTTCATACTGATAATTCAAgaagttttttattttgaataatgTTTATAACTACCaacatatttaatatttaaataaataaattaaagtaTAGTATGTGGAAATTTGATGAGTGATAATACAGTATGATATAAAGTTCatatatagtatgatatgaaaTTTGTATATTCATTCACATCTTTTGGTCATATCATATATTAATGGCCctttaaataaaaaacatttttaaaacacatGAAACTTATTGTTTTCTACTCCGATATGTTTTAATTATGTGACATACAACttttaaataaaaaagataatattATTTTTACGTTAAAGTTGAAACATTTAACCCTGTGTTTTATTTTTACTTTAGAAGCCAATCAATTAATCCTTTCATCTAGGTGTCAAATATAAGGAATTTTAATCTCAAAGTATAAATAACTAATTATTTCGTCCTCAAGTCAAATTATAATATAATTTCCTATTTATTATACATACCGCCCTTCGATCAATAGTGGCACCAGAAATAACGAACATTAGGATGGCAGTAATGATGATCTCAACAAAGAACGATTGCATGATTGAGCCAGAGGGTGTAGTTCCAAAAAACGCTTTCGGTGTTATGTCCAAAATCAATGCTAAGGTTCCACTAGCGAAAATTGATCCCAATGTTTGTGATATTATATAAAAGAACACCTACAAATGAAGACATCATCGGTACATCAAAGGCCCCACTATAAATCATAATCTTTTGTAATTGGTAAAAGTAGAGTGTGAATTAAAATTTCAATATGCTAAAACGAGAAATAAACATTAATTAATACCTCCTTAAAAGGAAACAAACCCAAGAGGGCCAATGTGATTGTGACAGCAGGATTAAAGTGGGCAGATACATGACCGACGGAGTAAATCATAACCATAACGATTAGGCCCCACGACACACTTATCCCTGGAAAACTGACTGCACCACCGTAAAGCTGATTGACAGCCACCGACCCACAACCagcaaaaataagaaaataggtTCCAATAAACTCGGATAACAACTGCATGTACGTACGTGTAATCAAAGTAAACCAAATAAGTACACGTCTAAATAAGAGGATCCATATATTATATTGCATACACTTCGTCTAACAACCTATGCATTTTGTTATCATTTTCAATTGGATGATCTATTAATCCAACTAGTAGATGCATGCATgcaaaaacattaaacatatatacatatacccGTTGGGCCAAATCAACAGCAGGATTCGAGGAAACGGTGAGATCAGAACTCAAGACGAAATTGCCTTTCTCCACTGTTGAGATATTTGATTCGTTATCACTCGGAAGTGCCATTATTCAAGATTATTAATTACCGTGTAACTAAATAAATGAGAGAAAGAACTTTAGAGAATGAATAAGTTTAGGAGTATGAGGGTTGTCGCTTGATGTTTATATATAGAGGAGCTGAGTCATATGTTTACTATATATGATTAGTTTTTGACCTATTTTTGGGAAATTAAAAGGTGATTGGCCAATAATTTCGTTGTTTACCATGAAGTCAACATAATTTCTTTTTTTGACAATTGTTGTACTAACATAACTTATACCTATATATTGGTTCCGAGTAAAAAGCTTCTTTGACAGACAATTGGTTTGTCTAGAGACTTCCCACAATCCACAAATCCCTCGTTCTTAAACATCAATTATTATCAAAAGTAGGGACCTTCAAAAATACCCGAATCCGAAAATCCGATATGGAATTATTTGAAAATTCGGATACCTGAAATCCGGATATCTATTTTTTCGGATTCGGCTACGAATAGTGATTTTGTAAATTTTCGGATATTTCGAATATCCGATATCCGAAAATAATTTGTTTaccattttaatttttaaaatttttatgtgATAATAGAAAGAATATATTACAAATGACGAAGCTAATTCGCTTTTAGATGATTAGCATTGAAACCAAGAAGAGCAAAAGATGAAACTAACTGTTCTTAACATTTTGTTcctaatatttaataaacttaattGTTATTTTTGAGTATTTAGTGATACTCTATGATATAGTGAAATATTTGTTTATCTTTTATAAGAAGAATTTAAAAAATCCTATTTAATGTGTTACTAAATAGACAaggttaatttatttattttttgtattgaCGGAGATAAACGTTTACCTTATGCAATTACAAAAACATTTATAATCTACAACGTAATTAAGAGGCGGTAACAATTCTATCAAACAAGTTTTGTCTTGTTTAAACAATTATAAAAAAGATGAAGATGTTTTCTtttaatatataaacaataaaaaatttaaaattcggATATCAAAATTCACTATCTAcattttcggatatccggttttgaaCATTCCTAGTTAAAAGAAAAAGATTGGTGCACTTGATCAAATGGTTGATGTGTGGTGATaactgtaacaacggaaattttaaaacaaatttttcatttcttaaaaatgtaTTTCCATCCAAATTAaggcataaagatccaatgtatcatgtcatagtTCAAATCAtataatcccaagatcataaatcctccatcagtgtgtacagatcacgtcggtgccttcccacggtcctcgctagtacctgaaacacatacacaacaactgtaaacataaatgcttagtgagttccccaaaatacaacctacgcacatacgcctttccaggccctgaccttccggtccatgtgtctcaggggacttccgtcccgactgagtaaaccttccggtcctagccacgccaaccttacggtccacattacaacgccttccggcccatgacataatgtcttccggcccatatcaagcatatcatacaccgcacatataacgattaacttatcacacataacacatatgtctcataccatatccgaccttccggtcacacagtcaaacccttccgagtatagtatagtgagaagactcacctcgtgaatctcGATAGCTCGCAAATCCTGGAATCActcgctcgatcctccgagctacaaccCCCCTATAAcaatcatatgtctctaattaacacttttaccactaagtttgactacccctatcaagtcaacactagtcagctcaggtcaacggtcaacggtcaactttgaccggactcggcgagtgcactagggcgactcggcgagtctagacgttttcaccactctctaggattccctttctgacacgtcgagtattcccccgactcgacgagttccacctggtaagaatcgcgaggccaccccgactcaactcgccgagtctcaagaacaactcggcgagttccagttcgactcagtccacctgtcaaccctctctaactcgtcctgactcactgagtctacccataactcggcaggacccctcactgagtgattaaggacaatcttcatgctactcgccgagtctgttcgtcggactcggcgagtccatgccatgcatcaactcaaactagcttctgaggtcagatccgctccaacaattcatagatctggccctcctaagcttattcatcacgtaaagtccttatcttggtgttcataacacacccatgactcataaatggtgttttgaccttaagcataatgaccccaatccaaaacccccatggattcacaaaaagcttgggcaaagggacactctggacctccaagggtccagatctataatctaaatcacttaagggaccaaggaagcactagatctagccacaaaagggctcaataagccctaaatcagtataaacatcaacataacagagaatagctcgaagatagtacctcaatgtgatgttctggacctcaaacctTCAGGAAATGGCTCCTCTTGATTTCCCTTAGCTATTTCTTCCTtttccttgcaagatgacacctccaaggtcaataatggcttcttactttgctccaaacgctcacactcgctagggtttcactcaggggactggtgagcacaaatgacggccttaaggccctttaaataggtcccaaacctgagaaattagggtttcaataaacagcgcggactcgccgagtccaggcgcgaacccacgtccagaaccgcgatcctactcggcgagtctgagctccaactcgccgagttccccacACAAAACATCCaaatcataagcataaaagatacctggaaatccgggctgttacaactctcccccactagaactagacttcgccctcgaagtctcgctctgaaaatagctccggatgctgctcacgtatctcacgctccggctcccaggtcatatctgatcccttccgatgttgccaccgaaccaacaccaggggtacctccttgttcctcagaaccttgatcttccaatctctgatggccactggtctctcggcataattcaggctcgcatccacctgaatatcctctaatggaaccactgccgactcatcggctatacacttcctcagctgcgacacatgaaaagtgtcgtgaatctaccccaactctgctggcaaatccaaacgataggctacccggcctaccctcgcgatcacacagaatggaccaatatatcggggccccaacttgcccctcttcctgaatcgaatcactcccttccaaggagagaccttcaggagaacaaggtcgccgacctggaactcaagctcggaccggcgtttgtctgcataactcttctgtcggctctgagcggtcaacaacctctgtctgacctgctgaatctgctctgacgtctgaagcacgatctctgtactgcccatcactctctgcccaacctctccccaacaaatgggggtccgacacctcctcccatacaacagctcaaagggtggcataccaatgctcgaatgatggttgttgttgtaggaaaactctgctaagggtaaatacgcatcccagctacccccgaaatccaacacacatgctcggagcatgtcctcaagcgtctgaatcgtccgctcactctgaccgtttgtctggggatgatatgcggtactaaaatgcagtttagtacccaactcctcatgaaatttcttccagaatctgtaAGTGAAACACAcgtcacggtctgaaacaatcgagatcggcaccccgtgccgagatactacttccctcacatacacctccgccaatttctctactgaagaactctcactgatggcaaggaagtgagcgctcttcgtcaacctgtccacaatcacccaaattgcatcaactcctctggcagtcctcggcaatttggtgatgaaatccatagtgatctgttcccacttccactcgggaacctccaatggctgcaacttgccatgcggcctctggtgctcggccttaaccctacggcaggtcaagcacctctccacaaaccacgcgacgtccctcttcatacagggccgccaatactcctttctcaaatccaaatacatcttcgtagccccaggatgaatcgagaattttgatcgatgcgcttcctccatcaaaatggtacgcgtaccgcccacaaacggtacccaaatcctaccctgaaaagtcataagccctctaccatccgtaacgaatcctgataccaaaccaacaacccgttccctcttctgcatctcaggttgcacagcctcggcctgtgccccacgaatggcatccaataccagagccatcacggtcaatctcaaacatacatcccgcagtggagtgctctccgccttgcggctcaacgcatcggctaccacattagccttgcctgggtggtacaggatctcacagtcataatccttgaccacatccaaccaccttctctgtcgcatatttaggttgggctgatccatcaagtacctcaaactcttatggtccgtgtaaatcgtacaccgaactccatacaagtagtgacgccaaatcttgagggcgaacactactgcccccaactctagatcatgggtgggatatctcgtctcatgaggcttcagctgcctcgatgcatatgctatcacatgccctctctgcatcagcactgctcccagccccaaaatcgatgcatcacaatataccacaaagtcctccatcccttccgggagagccaatactggggcttcgcacaacctttggcgaagtgtctcgaaggaggcctgctgctcgggaccccatgaaaaagcaacacccttctgggtcaatctggtgagtggcattgAAATCTTGTAGAAATCCTTGatataccctgccaaccctaggaaactcctgatctcagagggtgacttcggcacctcccaactcatcaccgcctcaaccttggccggatcgaccagtatcccttcctggttaacaagatgtcctaagaactggacctcccgcaaccagaaatcacacttggagaactttgcataaagcttctccgatctcagaaccccaaggacctccctcaaatgctcctcatgctgctccctagatctcgaatatatcagaatgtcatcgataaatacaatcaccgaccgatccaacatcggcctacatactcggttcatgagatccatgaacacagccgggtcATTGGTGaccccaaaaggcatcaccacaaactcataatgcccataacgcgtcctgaacgctgtcttctggacgtcctcatcccacactctcacctgatgatatccagacctcaaatcgatcttggagaaccaagatgctccctgcaactgatcgaacaaatcgtcgatcctcggtaatgggtaacggttcttgaccgttagcttgttcaactcccggtaatcaatgcacatccggtgtgaaccatccttcttcttgacgaactggataggcgctccccacggcgagctgctcggccgaataaaccccttccccagcagctcctgaagctgcgaggataactcttgcatctctggaggtgcaagacgataaggcaccttagcgataggtgcagcccccggaaccaagtcgatactgaactccacttgcctcacaggaggcacacccggcaactcctcaggaaaaacatctggaaactcacgcaccatcggaacctcctcaactgatctcggcctctcggaagccacccgcatatccatcacatacgccacaaaacccttacagccctgctgtagacactgcctcgccctagcggccgaaaaaaaagctgatcccgatcgtgtaccctcgccgtacaccgaaagaacacccccactagggtctcgtatggtcaccagctgacgctcgcagtcgataactgcgccgaatctgctcaaccagtccatgcccacaatgacacagacatcacccatcgcaataggaaccagatcaatcggaaactcaacaccgaaaatctctaacacacatccccggagaacctccgtggcataaatcactctctcgtcagctatggaaactctcagaggccgaatcaacgcctcacgactaacactgatatgctgactaaaggccagagatacgaaagaccgactcgcacccgagtcaaataatactaaagcaggtacagaattcacaa
This window encodes:
- the LOC111909853 gene encoding probable aquaporin NIP-type, which translates into the protein MALPSDNESNISTVEKGNFVLSSDLTVSSNPAVDLAQRLLSEFIGTYFLIFAGCGSVAVNQLYGGAVSFPGISVSWGLIVMVMIYSVGHVSAHFNPAVTITLALLGLFPFKEVFFYIISQTLGSIFASGTLALILDITPKAFFGTTPSGSIMQSFFVEIIITAILMFVISGATIDRRANTKIGGIVVGMTITLNVFVAGQISGASMNPARSLGPAIVLHNYKGMWVYICAPIFGAIVGGFVYNLFKPTNRSFSELFK